One Sphaerisporangium krabiense DNA segment encodes these proteins:
- a CDS encoding ABC transporter permease: MTTMIAPTREAVLAADRVASARRRVSMGETLGQTLMMAWRALKKMRRNPEQFFDVALQPILFTAMFAFVFGGAIAGDVQSYLPLMIPGILAQTVLTTCMATGTQLREDMEKGVFDRFKSLPIARIAPLAGPMVADLVRYTIAAVLTFGMGLVMGYRPDGGAGGVLAAILLAIFTGWSLAWVFTWVGTIARSAQAVQGISMMILFPLTFVSNAFVRVETLPDWLAAFVRVNPVSHLVTATRDLANSALVSGEVAWTLLACLIVIVIFAPLSVRSYKRHM; this comes from the coding sequence ATGACCACCATGATCGCACCCACCCGCGAGGCGGTCCTGGCCGCCGACCGCGTGGCGTCCGCCCGGCGGCGCGTCTCCATGGGGGAGACGCTCGGCCAGACGCTGATGATGGCGTGGCGGGCGCTCAAGAAGATGCGCCGCAACCCGGAGCAGTTCTTCGACGTGGCGCTGCAGCCGATCCTGTTCACCGCGATGTTCGCCTTCGTCTTCGGCGGCGCCATCGCCGGCGACGTGCAGAGCTACCTTCCCCTGATGATCCCCGGCATCCTCGCCCAGACCGTGCTGACGACGTGCATGGCCACGGGCACGCAGCTCCGCGAGGACATGGAGAAGGGCGTCTTCGACCGGTTCAAGTCGTTGCCGATCGCCAGGATCGCGCCGCTCGCCGGCCCGATGGTGGCCGACCTGGTGCGCTACACGATCGCCGCCGTCCTCACCTTCGGCATGGGCCTGGTGATGGGCTACCGCCCGGACGGCGGAGCGGGCGGCGTGCTCGCCGCGATCCTGCTGGCGATCTTCACGGGCTGGTCGCTGGCGTGGGTGTTCACCTGGGTCGGCACGATCGCCCGCAGCGCCCAGGCGGTGCAGGGCATCTCCATGATGATCTTGTTCCCGCTGACGTTCGTGTCGAACGCGTTCGTCCGCGTGGAGACGCTGCCCGACTGGCTGGCCGCGTTCGTCCGGGTCAACCCGGTCTCACACCTGGTCACGGCGACCCGCGACCTCGCCAACAGCGCCCTCGTCAGCGGAGAGGTGGCCTGGACGCTCCTGGCCTGCCTGATCGTCATCGTGATCTTCGCGCCGCTGTCGGTGCGCAGCTACAAGCGGCACATGTGA
- a CDS encoding ATP-binding cassette domain-containing protein: MSITELGRTGGGSASDGGAGLAVRAEGLVKTFGEHRAVDGIDLEVRPGEIFGVLGPNGAGKTTMLRMLATLLKIDAGRAQIFGVDVAGNPHVIRQLVGVTGQYASVDENLTGRENLWLFSRLQGVAAPRARRIATELLGQFGLEDAADKPISQFSGGMRRRLDLAASLITRPPLIFLDEPTTGLDPRTRGQMWDTIRGLVADGCTVLLTTQYLDEADQLADRVAVIDRGRKVAEGTPDELKTAVGNSALQLVLAEPGELPSAVEVVRRVLGSDPILSPEQGRLNVALDQADLAGEVLIALRTAGVSISSVSVAKPSLDEVFLALTGHETDGDHQNRTEENR, from the coding sequence ATGAGTATCACAGAACTCGGACGTACCGGGGGCGGCTCGGCCTCCGATGGGGGCGCCGGTCTCGCCGTGCGTGCGGAAGGGCTCGTGAAGACGTTCGGCGAGCACCGGGCCGTCGACGGGATCGATCTGGAGGTCCGGCCGGGGGAGATCTTCGGCGTGCTCGGGCCGAACGGCGCCGGCAAGACCACCATGCTCCGGATGCTGGCCACCCTGTTGAAGATCGACGCGGGCCGTGCCCAGATCTTCGGGGTGGACGTGGCCGGCAATCCGCACGTGATCCGGCAGCTCGTCGGCGTCACCGGGCAGTACGCCTCGGTCGACGAGAACCTGACCGGGCGCGAGAACCTCTGGCTCTTCAGCCGCCTGCAGGGCGTCGCCGCGCCGCGCGCCCGGCGCATCGCCACCGAACTGCTGGGTCAGTTCGGCCTGGAGGACGCCGCCGACAAGCCGATCTCGCAGTTCTCCGGCGGCATGCGCCGGCGCCTCGACCTGGCGGCCAGCCTGATCACCAGGCCGCCGCTGATCTTCCTCGACGAGCCCACCACCGGTCTGGACCCGCGCACCCGCGGCCAAATGTGGGACACCATCCGCGGTCTGGTCGCCGACGGCTGCACGGTGCTGCTGACCACGCAGTACCTGGACGAGGCCGACCAGCTCGCCGACCGCGTCGCCGTCATCGACCGCGGCCGCAAGGTCGCCGAGGGCACCCCCGACGAGCTGAAGACCGCGGTCGGCAACTCGGCCCTCCAGCTGGTGCTGGCCGAGCCGGGCGAGCTGCCCTCCGCGGTGGAGGTCGTGCGGCGCGTCCTCGGCTCCGACCCGATCCTCAGCCCGGAGCAGGGCCGCCTCAACGTCGCCCTGGACCAGGCCGACCTGGCCGGGGAGGTGCTGATCGCGCTGCGCACCGCCGGGGTGTCGATCTCCTCGGTGAGCGTGGCCAAGCCCAGCCTGGACGAGGTGTTCCTCGCCCTCACCGGCCACGAGACGGACGGAGACCACCAGAACCGCACGGAGGAGAACCGATGA
- a CDS encoding YnfA family protein, which translates to MTVVRSLLLFVLAALAEIGGAWLVWQGVREQRGLLWAGAGFVALGLYGLVATFQPDAHFGRILAAYGGVFVAGSLIWGMVVDRFHPDRWDVIGAAICLAGVLIIMYAPRG; encoded by the coding sequence GTGACCGTCGTGCGTTCTCTCCTGCTGTTCGTCCTCGCCGCCCTCGCCGAGATCGGCGGGGCCTGGCTGGTGTGGCAGGGCGTCAGAGAGCAACGCGGCCTGCTGTGGGCCGGCGCCGGATTCGTCGCCCTGGGCCTGTACGGCCTGGTGGCGACCTTCCAGCCGGACGCCCATTTCGGCCGCATCCTCGCCGCCTACGGGGGCGTGTTCGTCGCCGGTTCCCTGATCTGGGGCATGGTGGTCGACAGGTTCCACCCCGACCGCTGGGACGTCATCGGCGCCGCGATCTGCCTCGCCGGCGTTCTGATCATCATGTACGCCCCGCGCGGCTGA
- a CDS encoding cation transporter has product MTTVGLGPSPVRRAALHRRIRLLVAATITYNVVEAAVAITAGTVASSGALVAFGLDSVIEVASAAAVAWQFSSRDPRARERVTLRIIAVSFFALAAYVTVDSALTLTGVGAPEHSTPGIVLAALSLMVMPFLSAAQRRAGRELGSASAVADSKQTLLCTYLSGVLLAGLLLNTLLGWSWADPVAALVIAAVAVKEGREAWRGDACCAPPPPSPEADDACGCAPGCSCCTPGQVRQEPSEWAPAACTLPTEDRPSRVAEFDDLFASSLLGLERVRPTRLRLTLAAGAQVESTARDLTAKESECCSFFAFTFTPGAEDLALDVEVPAVHADVLDGLAARAAARIAR; this is encoded by the coding sequence GTGACCACCGTCGGGCTCGGCCCGAGCCCCGTACGCCGGGCGGCGCTGCATCGCCGGATCAGGCTCCTCGTCGCGGCGACGATCACGTACAACGTGGTCGAGGCGGCCGTCGCCATCACCGCGGGCACGGTCGCCTCCTCGGGAGCGCTCGTCGCGTTCGGCCTCGACTCCGTGATCGAGGTCGCCTCCGCCGCCGCCGTCGCCTGGCAGTTCTCCAGCCGTGACCCGCGAGCGCGAGAACGGGTCACGCTGCGGATCATCGCCGTGTCGTTCTTCGCGCTCGCCGCCTACGTCACGGTCGATTCGGCGCTAACCCTCACCGGCGTCGGCGCGCCCGAGCACTCCACGCCGGGGATCGTGCTCGCCGCCCTCAGCCTCATGGTCATGCCGTTCCTGTCGGCAGCCCAGCGTCGCGCCGGCCGGGAACTCGGCTCGGCGAGCGCGGTCGCCGACTCCAAGCAGACCCTGCTGTGCACCTACCTGTCGGGCGTGCTCCTGGCCGGGCTCCTGCTCAACACGCTGCTCGGCTGGTCGTGGGCGGATCCCGTCGCCGCCCTGGTCATCGCCGCCGTGGCGGTCAAGGAGGGCCGGGAAGCCTGGCGTGGCGACGCCTGCTGCGCTCCGCCGCCGCCCTCGCCGGAGGCGGACGACGCCTGCGGCTGCGCACCGGGGTGCTCCTGCTGCACGCCCGGCCAGGTTCGGCAGGAGCCCTCTGAGTGGGCGCCGGCCGCGTGCACGCTTCCGACGGAGGACCGGCCGTCGCGGGTCGCGGAGTTCGACGACCTGTTCGCCTCGTCCCTGCTGGGTCTGGAACGGGTGCGGCCGACCCGCCTGCGGCTCACCCTGGCAGCGGGCGCACAGGTGGAGAGCACCGCACGGGACCTGACGGCCAAGGAGAGCGAATGCTGCTCGTTCTTCGCCTTCACCTTCACCCCCGGCGCGGAGGACCTGGCGCTGGACGTCGAGGTGCCCGCGGTTCACGCCGACGTGCTCGACGGACTGGCGGCCAGGGCGGCCGCGCGGATCGCGCGATGA
- the cmtR gene encoding Cd(II)/Pb(II)-sensing metalloregulatory transcriptional regulator CmtR: MLTAATRMDAMARLGKALADPTRCRILIALLEGPEYPARLAERLGLTRSNVSNHLTCLRGCGLVVGAEEGRQTRYEIADPRLAHAIDDLLGVVLAVDTGERCLNDEQGCP, encoded by the coding sequence GTGCTGACCGCCGCCACACGCATGGACGCCATGGCCCGCCTCGGCAAGGCGCTGGCCGACCCGACCCGATGCCGCATCCTGATCGCCCTGCTTGAGGGGCCGGAGTACCCCGCGCGACTGGCCGAACGCCTCGGCCTCACCAGGTCCAACGTCTCCAACCACCTGACCTGCCTGCGCGGCTGCGGCCTCGTGGTCGGGGCCGAGGAAGGCCGCCAGACCCGGTACGAGATCGCCGACCCGCGGCTGGCGCACGCGATAGACGACCTGCTCGGGGTGGTGCTGGCGGTGGACACCGGCGAGCGGTGTCTGAACGACGAACAGGGCTGCCCGTGA